A segment of the Candida albicans SC5314 chromosome 2, complete sequence genome:
ATTAATATCCAAGTTATACAAGGATGGAATCAAACGTAATATATCGGATGTGTTTAGAATTCAAGTGATTAGTCAAACTTCAACCAATCGAGCCAAAGAATACCGATCACCTGTTTTAACTTTAGGTTCAACGTCATTCATATATATCAAACTGGGGAAAATTTGGATTACTGCTGTTACTAGATCGAATCAAGATTGTTCTTTGATAATGGAATTTCTATATAAATTGGAAGCACTATTACGTACAGTATTGGGACGAGATAAGAAGAAGCAGTTGATGGAATTAACGgataattatataattaataattttgcaTTGTGCTATGAGATATTAAGTGAAGTGTGTGAATTTGGATTCCCAATTAATTTAGATTTGAACTatttaaagaaatatattgatgatataaATGTTGACGATAGCATTTTCAAGATTGCGCCATTGAAAAGAAgatcaacaatcaatccATTGTTAGGCAAAAGCATTACCAGCGGTAACACTAACACCACTagcaataataacaacagtAGTAACAGTTCTTTGAAAAGATCATCAGCAGAGGAAAACATTACATGGAGATCATCAGGAATTAAGTATCGACGCAATGAAATTTTCCTTAATGTGACTGAACGAGTTAATGTGTTGATGAATTCACAATCTGATGTTTTGAATGCGTACGTTGATGGTTCAATACAAATGAAAACACACTTATCGGGTATGCCGTTGTGTAGATTTGGATTCAACGACAATACTATTTTACTTTCCAATGATGAACCACGAGACGGAGCTGTCACTCTTGAAGATTCAAAGTTCCATCAATGTGTTCAATTGAATGTTTTTGAAACTGAAAGAGCTATACAATTTGTCCCACCTGATGGTGAATTCCAATTAATGAGTTATAATTGTAATCTGAACATCAATGTTCCATTTAAGGTATATCCCCAGGTTCAAGAAATTGGTCGAAGTAAATTAATGTACAAGATTCGAATCAAATCGTTTTTCCCGGAAAAATTGCCTGCCACAAACGTTTCATTAAAGATTCCTACACCAAGAGGAGGAACGATTCTTTCCAACCTTTCCAGTTCGATAGGTAAAACGAAATTTCATCCTGAGGACAATCTGATTTCATGGAAATGTAACAAGTTTTTCGGGGAACAAGAACATGTTCTTACTGCGGAAATTGAGGTTAATCTGAGTTCAGATGAACTATTATATTGGACTCGACCTCCTATAAAAttagatttctttttggatATGTTTTCAAGTTCTGGATTAACAGTAAAGTTTTTAAGAGTtcaagaaaagaataattaTAGAACAGTGAAATGGGTTAAATATGGCACTCAATCTGGATCCTATGAAATAAGgtattgattgttttaaGTTATTTTTCTATTTGTTATAGTAGtaaatacaaaaataaacttaGTACATATATAACAAAGAATAAATGACTGCCAAAttcctttgttttttttttttctttgtctttcCTTCTTTTGTTAGTCTATGCTATAtctttttggaattttgGTCTCAATGTGGTGGAACGTGCAAATTAGATGAATAGAAATCCTCGAGttagaaagaagaaatagaagcaaaaaaaaaaaaaattctattCATCTCATCCCCATAGAACAAATAGTACAACACATACAACAAAGCAAACTAATATGAGGGACTTGATTGTATTGGGGGGTTCATCTCATCCTAATTTGACTAAATCAATATGTCGAAGCTTGACACTAGAACAAGGTCTTGTGGATTCTCGTAAATTTTCCAATGGtgaaatatcaattgaagttAAGAATAGTGTTCGAGAAAAAGATGtctttattattcaaagtGGATGTGGGCAtgttaatga
Coding sequences within it:
- the APM4 gene encoding Apm4p (Cargo-binding subunit of the clathrin associated protein complex (AP-2), involved in endocytosis), whose translation is MITAIFIYDSKGDILISKLYKDGIKRNISDVFRIQVISQTSTNRAKEYRSPVLTLGSTSFIYIKSGKIWITAVTRSNQDCSLIMEFLYKLEALLRTVLGRDKKKQLMELTDNYIINNFALCYEILSEVCEFGFPINLDLNYLKKYIDDINVDDSIFKIAPLKRRSTINPLLGKSITSGNTNTTSNNNNSSNSSLKRSSAEENITWRSSGIKYRRNEIFLNVTERVNVLMNSQSDVLNAYVDGSIQMKTHLSGMPLCRFGFNDNTILLSNDEPRDGAVTLEDSKFHQCVQLNVFETERAIQFVPPDGEFQLMSYNCNSNINVPFKVYPQVQEIGRSKLMYKIRIKSFFPEKLPATNVSLKIPTPRGGTILSNLSSSIGKTKFHPEDNSISWKCNKFFGEQEHVLTAEIEVNSSSDELLYWTRPPIKLDFFLDMFSSSGLTVKFLRVQEKNNYRTVKWVKYGTQSGSYEIRY